ATGttgtattgacaaacagtttaatgagttaggaatagactcatagatattcagtTTGATGGGTGGATCACCtcgtaactctaagtatattgggagaaaatcgaagtgacatttgacccaaatttcaataaaacttatgaacctaacttgtgatgactttcatcgacttttgttcaaCAACTCGCTTGGCTTCAAAACTTAACACATGACTATCAGAagactaaaataaatcataacataaccctcttatcatgttaataaccctagtctcaccccaaaggtacgagttataatattcccaacttgtcgactttcgaccaaacattattttcttcatatCCTTTAGGTTTTGAACCTTCCAaacctctttgtacttgttgttcatgatcttcaatatttgtaacctctaagGTAACATGATaatttactttatatactttcaaagatgatctcatttttgatcTTACAtcagtttgcttacgatgcacttttacgtacgaaaatatggggtgtaacatcattccccccttaggaacattcatccttgaatgtttactcttagaaaCTTGGGAAATATTTCCCAGAGTCTCCTCTatacactagactaaaaccaacctgtacgCAGCTAGAAAACgtactatacatgccacacatggccaatgtctataaacACTTTGCCTCACACGGCCGTCAATCATAAATAGtgaaagtcaaaaataagagcttacctgatgaaCTACTGGCCTAAATAGAGCAGTGCTGAAGTATCCCATCACGAGACATATCTTCGGTTTGAAATAgatgggggtatttagacttcatttctcccTCCGCTTCCCATATCATCTCTTCCACGTTCTTGCTTCTCGATAAAACTTTCACGGAGGTTaactccttatttcgtagcttgcaaatttgtcggtctaggatggaaaCTGGAACTTTCTCATATGATAAGTCCTCTGTGATCTGTACATCATCAGTGGGCACCACTGGGGTAGCATCCCCAATGCACTTCcatagcatagatacgtgaaaaccCGAATGGACATACTTCGATTCTGAGGGCAAATCTAACTTATAAGCTACTCGGTCCACTCTTGGAATAaacctataaggcccaatataacatgggctaagcttgcctttcttgccaaacctcatcaggcccttcataggcgacacctttaagaatactaGTCATGaaccccgaactctaagtctcatcttcgcacgtcagaatatgacttctaacGACTCTGAGTTGTCAACAGTAGCTCCTGGATAAGATTAACTTTTTCTATGGCCTACTGAACCAAGTTTGGCCTATGTAGCCAGATTCTCCAACATTAacccaccctataggagatctgcacttacgcccatacaaagccttatacggagccatctggatactagagtGTTAACCGTTATTTTATGCAAACttgataagaggtagatgttcatcccatcATTTTTTAAAATCCAATACACATGCtcataacatatcctcaagtgtttgaattatgcgctcggcttgtccatcagtctgtggatgaaaaggtATATTGAGATTCACCtaagtccctagacctctctgaaatgacctccagaaATGCACTATAAACAGGTCCCcatggtcagatataatagatactggtactctGTGTAGCCGCACTACCTCCTTAATATATACGTTCACATAATCTTtggttgtatatgtagatctgaccggtagcaAATGGGctaatttcgtgagcctatcgactatcacctatatagaatcgaacttacgatgcgAACTAGGCAAACTTGTGACAAAGTcgatgtttatcgcctcccaatTCCACGttgggatctctatagtctgcattagccctccggggttctggtgctctaccttgaCCTCTTGGAAACTAGGACATTGGGCGACAAAATCAGCTATGtgcttcttcatatcgttccaccagtacacgtccttaatgtcatgatacatctttatcgacccaggatgaatggagtaccatgaataatgtgcctctgacataatcctgtctcatAGCCCTGCTACTTTTGGGACACACAGACGACCCCTGTATCAGAGAACCGCATCttccttgagctctaacaacggTTTCTTCTGCTAcgaaactcgctctctcaactcgaacAACTCTTTgtcctcgtactgcctctcttttacttcagctatgagagatgattttgtagtgttttggagtacaactccaccattgcCAAAACCTACTAACTGAACCCCCAAACAacccaattgatgaatctctctagcttgTTCTCTTTTTTtagcctctacatgtgctaagctacccatagatcgacgaCTTAAGGCATCAACTACAACATTatctttccctggatggtagagaatgttaacgtCGTAATCTAGCCATAACCTCTATTGCAAATTCAActtcttttgcttgaagatatttTGCAACCTTTTTTTTAatgtaaatacatccacatgtacactatataaataatgccgccatatcttaagtgcatggacaaccgcagtgaactcgaggtcgtgggtcagataattcctctcgtgcttcctcaactgccttgaagcatacaaAATTAGCTTTggatgttgcatcaggacacatcctaagctgacacctgaggcatcacaatacacggcataaccctctagaccctatGGATGTGTTATAACTGGAGCGAAGGTCAACTTGTTcctaagctcttggaaactccgctcgcaagcctttGTCCACTAAAACTTAGCTGCTTTCTGAGTcagcttcgtcaatggtgccgaaaggaagaaaaaccctctacgaacttCCGGTAGtagcctgctaagcctagaaagctatgaacctctatcggagtggtaggtctaggccaggattcACGACCTCTATCttttgagtgtctacctttataccttcatgGGATACAATGTGCCTCAAGAATGCTACAAacttcaaccagaattcacatttagaaaacttagcatacaacttacgatcatggagggtttggagtaccacTCGCAGGTGGTCTACATGCTCCTCCTCTTAATGTGAagaaaccaaaatatcatcaataaatactatcgcgaacagatctaaaaatggctaGAATAAgatattcatcaagtccataaatacggtgggggcatttgtcaacccgaaggacatgacaaggaactcgtagtcgccatatcgggtcctgaaggctttCTTCAAAATATCATTCTCCCTAACACTGACCTGGtagtaccccgacctcaaatctatctttgaaaaggctctagccccctgcaactgatcaatcaagtcatcgatccttggaagtggatacttattcttaatagttaccttctTCAGCTGCCTAtgatcgatacacatcctcagcgagctgtatttcttccgcacaaacaataccggtgcaccccaaggtgaggtactgggttaatgaaacctttctccaacaaatcttttaactgcaccttcaaatccttcaattcggcaggtgccattttatagggagggatggatattggttgagttctctgaagcaaatcgatgctaaaatcaatatcTAGATCAACTAGATTGGGATGAGGTCTGACAACTACAGACtttcaccgtacaacctcgataAATCCATCTAGCAATAATCCATTCTCCGATCGGTGTAGATACCACAAAAGGATCAGtcagtatttcaggcactataccaaacttccccacGACAAacggggtaatatacgataaagtagatcctgggtctatcaaggcataagcatcgtgagagcaaatggtcaatatacccGTTACACCGTCTGGTGAAGACTCATGGTCCTGTCGCCCCGCTAAAGCATATATACGATTCTGATTACcgcctgaactggaacctctacctctgcctcgacctttACCAGTCGAAGACTGAggctcgcgccctgaaggatgcgcGAACAGAGATGATCCTACTGCTGAACCGTTGGTTCTGCCATAtgcccagaatctctatttgggaaatctcgcatcatatgccccgtaTGCCCacatgtgtcacgccccaaacttagggagcgcgaccggcgctcaaccgagagaacccagccgagcaagcctattagacttacttctacccaaactcatccatgaataaagaggagatgtactccattaatcaatcactaaaaagattttattaacaacttccttttcattcccattagtagcttcattcataatttccaaaacattacgagtttatagaattaatgaaaaacataatttccaagtaccaacatttctagttcaattcccaacatcaaccataacccacaacctgtctacggagcctctaaatacaatagaagagtaatatggaaatgccggcaacaaggccccggctatacctcaaaacactgtacatgagaaacaaaagatacatgaccccgaaacgaagtggggcgcaccaaatcagctgaaaagagtgtactactatcattgatcaatgccacctgctgaagaaccacctgcatccattaaagatgcagcgccccagcaaaagggacgttagtactgtcgaatagcactagtatgtatagctaaaaatcctctttcaaaatagaatgcccatataagaaaaggaaatacatagaaaagcaagtcacaatcaacaatatccaaacgtccagttaaaacataacaattttcaaaatacaaacttcatatataattttggttgggagatcattagcaccgatataccaccgtctttgttagcacggagtccgatcacgcccgatcggctaggccatctccccacgaacaatgtggtttgacatgtgatgtgaaagaaagttgttaccaatagtagtaccaccatatgcgcaatatggcatctgatctccacccgatcagctaggccaccttcccacatatgccgtgcgggttgacttttccaatccacaaaggttccagtttcatcccaattaagggagaTAATATCACAATTCACCCCTACAcgggcacgtgtagtttcaggtatgggccttatgacccacccttcctcggtattgctaatgatgctcccaaaaatagttttgatttgatttgcaaacagaaatatcataaatacaattgtactcacctcaacatctttcacattgtatgaattctcattagtatttccagtcattcacaacgacaatatttccttggctcattaggccattcacaagattctttattcctggcacaatggccgtatttcatattccacactttcacctctttcaatttcaaagatcaccatcaagtatcaacatataggatattttaaaaatcatatacttcaaatccatttgaaatggaaacttcaaacacaaatggtttcttcccaaagaatgaagcataccaaccaacaatagaaacacacaagaaaaattataaacagtcaatacaccatttactcttgcaatactctcccccagaaatgacaatgtccAATTttaacacatgagtatatagaactcgaatcacactggatatattaataaatcaaagcattagttaaagcagccactaatgggcatgaatttagtacaaaagcttttagacaattctatctttcattgaaacacgactcaaagccataagcttttaatacgtaacccacactttgagacttacagaaacattatggaattcaattccaagagagaaagtttaacCAACTTACCTCAATCACGCTtatttagactctacaattatccggaacccttagcaacctcaatctattttagcaatatacaaattgaacccaaaattaggaaaacgttcatggttctagttcactttttatttttcccacactctttatcacatgcatgcaagatgaaccaccctcatacccatgaagtatcacactaataccccattatagctatgtttgaaattaagagctggggtgatgaagccttaccttttaGGGTGAAGAATATTGGTGCTCTATTTGAATATTTCCaaggctttgagtgatggttgaagatcaattgatgaaaattaggccctccctctagaaccctctctctctcataCTAGAAATAtaagaaatgagcttcaaaatagactaaaggggtgttttaacggaatgggggtcgggttttaaactaagaaaatgggtgccccgacactatgcgaccgcagaaatggcccttaGGGGCCTGAACTTTTggcccaggtatgcgaccagtatgtgGTCGACATACtcgttctgcagtcgcataatgcaccgcagaactccctccgcaaaaacccaagagggattatgcgaccgatatgcggttgcataatcgaccgcaaaatggacctcaagttggccaaacttactgcttcactctacggccattatgcggtccgtagagtgattatgcggccgcataatgggccgcataaATGCGCTTTTCCTCCAAAATGTTTCCTTTCCTTTATActatcctcaaacacgtaagcctactccggcaccacgaaaccttgaattcacttgcgaAGATTACAGtgctttacactgaaatactttaaatttttccggggtgttacaacatgtataacaagcatcggaaCCTGCTcagcattggcccaagtgtcctccaCCACAGATGTCGCACTGCGGCaaaaatgaccatgtctgccctGAACCTCATTTTTGCTGCAAACttgacgcccgtgagctctcacctggtccagACTGAGCATATCAGTCaaacctgtaaccctgtaactgaggcgGTGGAGGCCTAGATGGACGTCCAAAGTACTGGGgacctataactaccctgagactgcttCTGAGACCTGGAAActctcatcctcttacgctgccctTGCTCACTCCTCtttgtaccctgctgccgacgcctgcCACTTTCTATATTCTGTGTGAATGCCTAAATccaggagatatccatactatcctgccaTGCAGGGATGGCACATGCCTCAGTCAACTTtggggccaaccctgctataaacctgtggatcctATCCCGCATAGTTGCAACTATGGATGGAGCATACATGGCCAATCAGTCAAAaaagagactatactctcgaatgCTCATATTTCCCTagttgagggctagaaactgatcgactcgagcctgtcggatctctcATGGTAAGTattggtcaaggaaggcatctaaGAAATTcccccaaatagctggaggtgcatcacgtctcCCGAACTTCTcctatccctcgtaccaaaggatggctatatctcggagttgAAAAGCTGccagctcaactgcctctttctctgtggcatgcataacccaacagatcctgtgaagctgatctatgaaatcctatgggtcctccctctgatctgtccctaTGAACTCTAGGGGACTTAAGGCAATAAACTCttggacccttgaactcccagacccctcagaatatcctacactagctgatgccctagcctgttgctgggttgCTACCAACTATGTCAACAAccgcaccgcactcctcaagtcctgatctgatggaagtggagagggaactggatgtgcggtatccctaggaatctTCTCATGTGGTGGAGGAGCCAGTAATGGCCGAGTAGGGGTCTCGCCCTGGGCCTCATACTGGGCCCCATCTACCGGGGGTACCCTGCCGGTCCCTTCTCCCGCTGCTATATCTCTCCTCTaactagccgtagtcttcctagtcaccttCATCTTTGTAGGCAAACACCAATACgcaagtttaactcaaatttcctataactcagttctacagAACTATTTAGATTTTAAAGAAgcgtaaccaactcctaaatgccctatagttCCCTTCTTATATaatatggtgcacaacacatctataaacaagaccctactagacacgacttgtagactccctaggacagaactactgtgataccaagtttgtaacaccccaaacctggggggcgagaccggcacccggtgcctcacttaaCCGAGTGTACCAACTTGAGACTGAGCGACTCTAAACATACAATGTTATACTTTGGCCTtagggccacattgcaagacaatttgtgaaacaaaatATAAAGCTGAACGGAAACTAGCTCTGATTagacatcaatataaagctgggccgacaaggccgtcataaatactacagctgacaaaccaacaaaaatatacatacaaggcctacaagcccaacatactacactgactgacatgatatgtctacaagcctctactgatggatgtattgttgtcggaacagggccccgacttacccataatatatatacatatatacacaatatgtactcaaaaccctagacccgacaactccgaaggacgtggagctttcATATCAAGCTGACCACAAACAACACCTACGAAGGAGGTCTACCAGCTTGtatatctgaacctgcatgcatgaaatgcatcgTCCCTAGGAAAGGGATGTCAGCATGAAacaatataccgagtatgtaaggaaataaaaatatctgtaagcttaaactgaactgataatataataatagtatgatctagagatatacttacctgctgatactgattcaactctctcaatacagtaagtaaaatagctgccctgccttataaggctcggtacgtgtaacttcTCAGCCATAGTAGGCTCGTTCGTAGgtgctcagccatactaggcttggtatctcggccattctgggctcgctcatatgcgctcggccacagtaggctctgtatataacttaccatctgatcagaggttgcccaataggggcctaccaccgattatagctcgatggtggtgaaaatactgtgtgtatatatatatatatatatatatatatatatatagaccctctcctctcttgactggaagaagacaatacttaacttattataaagtcccgataagggagaatatgaTAGCTTTTGAGATTAGGATACATGATCATtccaaaatgaaggaaatgtttagccttaacataccttatcacaatctttccattAACCACGCTGAACTCATCTCTTtgtaccttaatctacaacaacgatataATACTGTCATTAAGATATAAAAGGTACAACTATAGCATAATAAACGACAAGCTTATTGTATATTAAAACGGGCAACATCTACCCTATAATCTTAACTTCCTCCCAATTCTAGACAACACCAAAaatacaagaacacaacaataacaacatatatacatcattttgcaatcttatatccatcacaaaataCTATAAAAtagcccaacatacccctatcacttcatacacaaaatgacaaccatagtagtgtcaaacaacccaaaTATATTACGACAAACaaccagcccaccaccctgaatttatgtggtgtttatccacaccctttctcctccaaaactccctAAAATAGTATCAAAACATGCAATCCAACATTaacacgaaacaacccacaaaatagtccactacaagttgaataactcgaactcacggcttccgatcaccgtcccatgagttcttacaattatagaacaACTTTCCATACATTTCCAGCAGAAACAATAGATTAAAAAGAGCAAtatacttaccttatttgttgaatatATCAACTCCTATCTTGGTTTTTCAAGCCCTAGgttttcctccaactagaacttgaaaagaagagaaaatcaatAAGGGTTTGTGTTCTATTTTTTGGGGACTATTTCAGGGGCTTATATCTGGTTATTTTGCTATATAATGAGTGTTATATATTTGAAGGAGATAATACCTTAAAATGGCTCTTTGGGTGACCCGAAATAGCCCCCTTTTTGGACATATTTAgtcctctcatttaagcaagtaggtgacacacctacttgtcacctagcagtctGTGCAGTCTCACACAAATGCATATATCTATCTATtacgatgtcgtattgacaaacggtttaatgatttAGAAAATAGACttatagatcttcaattttatgggtggatCACCTCGTAACTCTAAATATATTCGGAGAAACTTACAGTGACATTTGACCGAAATtttagtaaaacttatgaacgtaacttgtgatgactttcatcgacttttgttccacaactcgcttgacttcaaaacttaacacatgactatcataagactaaaataaatcataacataaccctcttatcatgttaagaaccctagtctcaccccaaaggtacgggTTAtcacatttccaacttgtcg
The nucleotide sequence above comes from Nicotiana tabacum cultivar K326 chromosome 12, ASM71507v2, whole genome shotgun sequence. Encoded proteins:
- the LOC107826213 gene encoding uncharacterized protein LOC107826213, coding for MAPYEALYGRKFTSPIGWVDVRESRLHRPDLVQQAIEKVKLIQELLLTTQSRQKSYSDMRRQDLEFGVDDWIKVQRDEFSVVNGKIVIRFIPRVDRVAYKLDLPSESKYVHSGFHVSMLWKCIGDATPVVPTDDVQITEDLSYEKVPVSILDRQICKLRNKELTSVKVLSRSKNVEEMIWEAEGEMKSKYPHLFQTEDMSRDGILQHCSI